A genome region from Gadus chalcogrammus isolate NIFS_2021 chromosome 7, NIFS_Gcha_1.0, whole genome shotgun sequence includes the following:
- the LOC130386284 gene encoding putative monooxygenase p33MONOX gives MSGSGDLPAIEGSGMGLPLGMARRGLSYDDNMEAPMSTPPLDVSINNPWRRPVIPERRFSHLAEDDESGGACVSRRSSINIAPTRSPVVVKTKASSIIMNSLITKQTQDSVMRFEQSAGLTDTSYTPHKGLTAEETRHHHRMPESFHKLQIQSKESREDSSAQSTPSSTPHSSPKQKRRSWFSSTGSELSVGSNTSVDLVGGELGGDRGGGGGGHGGVVERWGVFGPRPQIQKTDSDLSESTPAAGFALQAYRGAQKPTAMEVMKAQAQRLAEDGAAQKVAPPKMEIPTVEGRNRGAKPHKLKPRDMNILTPSGF, from the exons ATGTCTGGTTCTGGAGATCTGCCAG CCATCGAGGGCTCGGGGATGGGCCTCCCCTTGGGCATGGCGCGCCGGGGCCTCAGCTACGATGACAACATGGAGGCCCCCATGTCCACGCCCCCGCTGGACGTCAGCATCAACAATCCCTGGCGGCGGCCGGTCATACCGGAGAGGAGGTTCTCACACCTGGCCGAG GATGATGAAAGCGGTGGTGCTTGCGTCAGCCGGCGCAGCAGTATCAACATTGCCCCCACCAGGTCACCGGTGGTAGTGAAGACCAAGGCCTCCTCTATCATCATGAACTCTCTCATCACTA AGCAGACCCAGGACAGTGTGATGAGGTTCGAGCAGAGTGCGGGGCTCACTGATACCAGCTACACGCCACACAAGGGACTCACTGCGGAGGAgacccgccaccaccaccgcatgCCCGAATCATTCCAC AAGCTCCAGATCCAGAGCAAGGAGTCCCGGGAGGACTCGTCGGCCCAGTCCACCCCCTCAAGCACCCCCCACAGCTCACCCAAGCAGAAACGCAG gAGCTGGTTCAGCAGTACAGGCTCTGAGCTCAGTGTGGGCTCCAACACCAGCGTGGACCTCGTGGGAGGCGAGCtgggaggggacagaggaggaggagggggagggcatgGGGGTGTCGTGGAGCGCTGGGGCGTCTTCGGACCGCGCCCCCAGATCCAGAAGACCGACTCCGACCTGTCCGAGTCCACACCAGCAg CTGGCTTTGCGCTCCAGGCCTACCGCGGAGCACAGAAACCCACCGCCATGGAGGTGATGAAGGCCCAGGCCCAGCGATTGGCCGAAGACGGTGCCGCTCAGAAGGTAGCCCCGCCCAAGATGGAGATCCCCACGGTAGAGGGGCGGAACCGGGGGGCGAAGCCGCACAAGCTGAAGCCTCGAGATATGAACATCCTGACGCCGTCCGGCTTCTAG
- the si:ch211-247j9.1 gene encoding rho GTPase-activating protein 22, protein MGLTCFKSWKYDSRGQKGNRDVLASPGSYFFLSNSCGQGDEWLQSLNKRAWIPFTGVFGQRLEETVLYERRYGARSVPLVVEQCVHFIRERGLHEVGLFRCPGQSTLVKDLQEAFDAGERPSFDSGTDVHTVASLLKLYLRLLPEPLVPYSQYQDFLLCGEQLASGRTKGLLELRGLLHDLPVANFNLLNYICQFLNEVQSFSCSNKMSCQNLATVFGPNILRAKAEDPQSIIGGAAVVQVLMLELIREHQSLFPRDAGPCPARPVGKPQDPPLTTPRPAWLPVSPCARQLSLPLIAERWGRPGSVSSLRDPREHPSPPTHPPSKDCDQSHAADPRLPPGPKRVLGHRHTSSHPDSCLFPLPSTSFPLSPLHHQHRYHAAGLSTPLPDKQCPIGAPADEVPGLGSNEGPPGLFPAPATPSLVLQSHPPDSPAQSGALPPGHKEEEAFPWADETEEGKEVGVLPEADSGGSSEYQEDSTASVYDNLSRASLHPGTEMGDGDPFDADVAAMHLDSSLIVREGAGEEEAQHSLVSSFSFSSCELLPVDDTGDCVAECGSSRCQSLRSSPMFLSHQGSEEDDCYEEEEDSGGEDGDVEDAIDDDNPNGDLQPPNSPASCSVPSDMLLSTGSSEVFLSSGSPDAQPTQAQTEAHNVRSYLAELKQQMTRQRTEYQATISRLERCNEALEDQMAALCSRLEQHKRWHSLAEVKIRNVERARVDADRRNATLQREMEHFFKTFGEVKGGRAGRSGARRGRGGRGGERTRERRNLQSL, encoded by the exons ATGGGACTCACCTGTTTTAAGTCCTGGAAGTATGACAGCAGAGGACAGAAgg GGAACAGAGACGTGTTGGCCAGCCCCGGCTCCTACTTCTTCCTGTCCAACAGCTGTGGTCAGGGGGACGAGTGGCTGCAGAGCCTCAACAAGAGAGCCTGGATCCCcttcacag GGGTGTTCGGCCAGCGGCTGGAGGAGACGGTGTTGTACGAGCGGCGCTACGGGGCCCGCTCCGTCcccctggtggtggagcagTGTGTGCACTTCATCCGGGAGCGGGGGCTTCACGAGGTGGGCCTGTTCCGCTGCCCGGGGCAGTCCACGCTGGTGAAGGACCTCCAGGAGGCCTTCGACGCCGGGGAGAGGCCGTCCTTCGACAG TGGAACAGACGTGCACACGGTGGCCTCCCTGCTGAAGCTCTACCTCAGACTGCTCCCCGAGCCCTTGGTCCCGTACAGCCAGTACCAAGACTTCCTGCTCTGTGGAGAACAGCTGGCCTCTGGCAGAACCAAG GGTCTGCTAGAGTTGAGGGGTCTCCTTCATGACCTACCAGTCGCCAACTTTAACCTGCTCAACTACATCTGCCA gttctTGAATGAGGTCCAAAGCTTCTCCTGCAGCAACAAGATGAGCTGCCAGAACCTGGCCACCGTGTTCGGGCCAAACATCCTCAGAGCCAAAGCCGAAGACCCCCAGAGCATCATTGGAG GTGCAGCTGTGGTCCAGGTGTTGATGTTGGAGCTGATCAGGGAGCACCAGTCCCTCTTCCCAAGAGATGCTGGCCCCTGTCCAGCCCGGCCCGTAGGAAAGCCCCAGGACCCACCGCTCACAACACCAAGGCCGGCTTGGCTTCCCGTCTCCCCCTGCGCCCGGCAGCTCTCCTTGCCTCTCATCGCAGAGCGCTGGGGGAGGCCAGGCTCCGTCTCCAGTCTCAGGGACCCCAGGGAACATCCAAGCCCTCctacccaccctccctccaaaGACTGTGACCAAAG CCATGCGGCCGACCCACGTCTCCCCCCTGGCCCCAAGAGAGTCCTGGGCCACcgccacacctcctcacacccgGACAGCTGCCTGTTCCCGCTGCCCTCGACCagcttccccctctccccgctccaccaccagcaccgttACCATGCAGCCGGACTCAGCACCCCCCTGCCAGACAAACAGTGTCCCATTGGTGCACCGGCGGACGAAGTACCGGGCCTGGGCTCCAACGAGGGCCCCCCCGGCCTGTTCCCAGCCCCCGCCACTCCGTCGCTGGTCCTTCAATCGCATCCCCCAGACAGCCCCGCTCAGTCAGGTGCACTGCCGCCTGGCCACAAGGAAGAAGAGGCTTTCCCCTGGGCTGATGAAacggaggaggggaaggaagtgGGTGTACTACCTGAGGCGgacagcggcggcagcagcgaGTACCAGGAGGACAGCACCGCGTCGGTCTACGACAACTTAAGCAGAGCTTCTCTGCACCCTGGAACGGAGATGGGCGATGGTGACCCGTTTGATGCCGACGTGGCGGCCATGCACCTGGACTCTTCTTTGATTGTGAGGGAaggggcaggagaggaggaagccCAACACAGTCTGGtgtcctctttctccttctcctcctgtgaGCTGCTCCCAGTGGACGACACGGGGGACTGTGTCGCTGAGTGCGGGTCCAGTCGGTGCCAGTCGCTGAGGTCATCGCCCATGTTTCTCTCCCACCAGGGGTCAGAAGAGGATGACTGttacgaggaagaggaggatagtGGTGGTGAAGACGGTGATGTTGAGGATGCTATCGATGATGATAACCCCAATGGGGATCTTCAGCCCCCTAACTCCCCGGCCTCCTGCTCCGTTCCCAGTGACATGCTCCTGAGTACGGGCAGCTCCGAGGTGTTCCTCTCCTCTGGGTCTCCGGACGCCCAACCCACCCAGGCTCAGACTGAGGCCCACAATGTTCGCTCTTACCTGGCTGAGCTAAAGCAACAGATGACCCGACAGAGGACTGAGTACCAGGCCACCATATCCAG GTTGGAGCGTTGCAACGAGGCCCTGGAGGATCAGATGGCCGCCCTGTGCTCCCGGCTGGAGCAGCACAAGCGCTGGCACAGCCTGGCCGAGGTGAAGATACGCAACGTGGAGCGGGCCCGGGTGGACGCGGACCGACGCAACGCCACACTGCAAAGGGAGATGGAGCACTTCTTCAAGACGTTTGGAGAAGTCAAGGGAGGCAGAGCAGGAAGAAGCGGAGCtcgaagaggaaggggaggaaggggaggtgagaggacGAGGGAGCGGCGGAACCTACAGAGTTTGTAA
- the cdx1b gene encoding homeobox protein CDX-1b: MYVGYLLDKDAGMYHHQNPVSRGHPGLNLNPQSFVPAAPHYSEFTGYHHHVPGINNDPHSAQNGVGGWNPSYPPPPPRGDEWPSHYGHHGAPNATPTPNSSAVGPPLGFSPPEFSGQPAALLPVSMNPSSGQLSPNALQRRNPYDWMRRNSAPPSTSNGKTRTKDKYRVVYTDHQRLELEKEFHYSRYITIRRKAELATALGLSERQVKIWFQNRRAKERKVNKKKLQQPASSTTTPNLPHITHGGGVLHSSNSNIAMVTSSSGSNGLMSPSSMPMNIKEEY; this comes from the exons ATGTACGTTGGCTACCTGTTGGACAAGGACGCGGGGATGTACCACCACCAGAACCCCGTCTCCCGTGGACACCCCGGCCTCAACCTCAACCCGCAGAGCTTCGTCCCCGCCGCGCCGCACTACTCGGAGTTCACTGGATACCACCACCACGTCCCGGGGATCAACAACGACCCGCACTCGGCCCAGAACGGGGTCGGGGGTTGGAATCCgtcctatcctcctcctccgccgcgggGTGACGAGTGGCCCTCGCACTATGGGCATCACGGGGCCCCCAATGCGACCCCGACGCCCAACTCCTCCGCGGTGGGGCCCCCGCTTGGGTTCAGCCCTCCGGAGTTCTCAGGGCAGCCCGCGGCACTGCTGCCCGTCTCCATGAACCCGTCCTCCGGACAGCTGTCGCCCAACGCCCTGCAGAGGAGGAACCCGTACGACTGGATGCGACGGAACAGCGCGCCGCCCTCCACCTCAA ATGGCAAAACTCGGACCAAAGACAAGTACCGCGTCGTGTACACAGACCACCAGCggctggagctggagaaggagttcCACTACAGCCGCTACATCACCATCAGGAGGAAGGCCGAGCTCGCCACCGCACTCGGGCTATCAGAGAGacag gtgaagatctggttccagaaccggAGGGCCAAGGAGAGGAAGGTGAACAAAAAGAAACTCCAGCAGccggcctcctccaccaccacgcccAACCTGCCCCACATCACCCACG GCGGGGGAGTCCTccacagcagcaacagcaacatCGCCATGGTGACGAGCAGCAGCGGGAGCAACGGGTTGATGTCGCCCTCCTCCATGCCCATGAACATCAAGGAGGAgtactga